GGGGGCGCTGGGGCTCTACCGCGAACCCGGCGAGCCGCTGTTCGACGGGCGGGAGAAGCAGTTCCTGACGGCGGTGGCGCCGCGCCTCGCGGAGGGGGCGCGTCGTGCGTTGCTCGTCGGGGAGGCGGCCGACCCGGAGGGGCCGGAGTCACCCGGCCTGGTGATCCTCGACGAGCGGTTCGACGTGCACTCGGCCACGCCGGGCGTCGACCGGTGGCTCGCCGAGCTCCCCGACGGCGACGCCGACGCCGGGCGCCTGCCCACCGCGCTGCTGACGGTGGCCGCGCGGGCGGCGAGCGGGGACGGTGGGGTCGCCGTGGCGCGGGTGCGCTCCCGCGGCGGGACGTGGATGGTGCTGCACGGCGCTCCGCTGGTCTCGACGGGCGAACGGCGGGTCGCGGTGATCATCGAGCCGGCCCATCCGGCGCGGATCCTGCCGCTGCTCATGGCGGCCTACGGCCTCACCGAGCGGGAGCGCGACGTCACCCGGGCGGTCCTGCAGGGCGGGTCGACCGCGCAGATCGCCGACGAGCTGGTGCTCTCCACGCACACCGTGCAGCAGCACCTGAAGTCGGTGTTCGACAAGACCGGGGTCCGCAGTCGCCGCGACCTCGTGGCGACGGTGTTCTTCACCCACTACGAGCCGCGGTTCCGCGACAACGAGGACCGCGTCGTGCGCCACCGGCCGGTGCGGGGCGGGCCGGTCAGGCGCCCCTGAGCCGCGCGTTCTCGGCCTCCAGCTCGGCGATCCGCTCCCGCATCGGCGCCAGCGCGTCGGCCAGCTCCGCCTCCGACCAGCGCGGGGTGATGTGCTGCGGGCAGTTCTGCTGCACGCCCTCCACGTGGATGAGCACGACCCGCTCCGGCCGCCCGTCGGCGGCGACGTCGGACAGGCGCTCGGTGAGGGCCGGGTCGGCGTCGAGCGCGACGAGCTCGGCGCGGCCGAGCAGCTTGAGCCGCCGCTGGTGGGCGTGGTCCATGGCGAACACGGCGACGCGGTCGTCGTGGCGCAGGTTGCCGGTGGAGACGTACTGCCGGTTGCCGCGGACGTCGACGAAGCCGAGCGTGTGCTCGTCGAGGACGTGCAGGAAGCCGGGCGGGCCGCCGCGGTGCTGGACGTAGGGCCAGCCGGTGGACCCGACCGTCGCCAGGTAGACGCCGTCGCGCTCGGCGAGGAACGCGGCCTCGGCGGGCCCGAGGGCGTCGGGCCCGGCCGTGTCGGATCCATCAGGGGGGAGCATCCGGGCCATCGCCGCGGCGCTGCCCTGCTCGGCCTGCACCTCGCGGACCGGATCGGTGAACGTCAGCTGGGCGTATCGGCTCATGGCGCAGACGGTACCGATCGGTTCCGTTCTGCGCTAGGGTCGGTCCGTGCCCACCGCCGCCCGTGACCGACTGATCGCCGCCGCCGAGCGCCTCTTCTACGCCGAGGGCGTCCGGGCGGTGGGGGTGGAGCGGCTGCTCGCCGAGTCCGGGGTCGGGCGGGCGTCGTTCTACCGGCACTTCCCCGGCAAGGACGACCTGGTCGTCACGGTGCTGGGGGAGCGGCTGGCGCGCTGGCGCGCCGACCTCGCGGCCGCCGTCGACGCACGCGGCGGCGGGGTGCCCGCGGTGTTCGAGGCCCTCGCCGAGCAGCTCGCGGAGCCCGGCTTCCGCGGCTGTGCCGCGATCAACGCGATGGTCGAGGCGGCCGACCGCGACAGCGCGGCGCACCGCGTCGCGGCCGACCACAAGGCGCAGCTGGCCGCCTACCTGGGCGGGCTGGCCGGGGACGCGGAGCTCGGCGAGCAGCTGCTGATCCTGGTCGACGGCGCGATCGTCACGGCGCTGCGCGACCCCACCGGCGACCCCGCGCGGCGGGCGGCGGCGATCGCGGCGCTCCTCATGCGGTGACCGCGGCGCGGCGGCGCCACCAGCTCCACGTCGCCGCACACCCGGCCAGCCAGGCCGCGCCGAGCAGCCAGCCGATGAGCACGTCGCTGAACCAGTGCACGCCCAGGTAGATCCGCGTCGCCCCGACCGCGCCGACCCACAGCCCGGCCGCGACGACCATCGCCACCCGCGCCGCGGTGCCCCGCCCGGCCCAGAACAGCACGACCAGCGACCCGATCACGACCATCGACATCGTCGCGTGCCCGGACGGCAGCGACTCGTTGGTCTCCCGCACCACCTGCGTGAGCGCCGGGGGCCGCGGCCGGTCGACGAGGATCTTGATCCCGCGGAACAGCAGCACCGCCCCCGCCATCGTCGCGACGACGAACACCGCGTCGGCCCGCCGCCCGCGGGCCCAGCACCAGATCCCGGTCAGGGTGGCGAGCACGCCCATCGCGAACGTGTTGCCGATCGTCGTGACCGCGACGGCGACGTCGGTGAGCCCGCCCGTCCGCGACTCGACGGCCTCGCCGAGGAAGCGGGCGTCGAGCCGGCCCGCGCCGGCGGTGTCGAGCGCCGCCCACATCGCCGCGCCCGCCGCGAGGAGCAGCAGTACCGCGAGCAGGACGGCGCGCCCGGGCCGCGTCGGGTTCGGTTCGTGAGGGCCGTCCAGGCCCGCGGGATGGCTCACCGCCCGCGCCACTCCCGGTAGCGCCCGACGAGGGCGGCGGTGGAGGAGTCGAGCCCGGAGAGGTCGGGCGACGGCTCGGTCAGCGTCGGGCCGAGCTGCTTGGCCATGACCTTCCCCAGCTCCACGCCCCACTGGTCGAAGGAGTCGATGCCCCAGACCGTGCCCTCGACGAACGTCACGTGCTCGTAGAACGCGATGAGCTGCCCGAGCACCGACGGCGTGAGCTTGCGCGCCAGGATCGTGGAGCTGGGCCGGTTGCCGGGCATCACCTTGTGCGGCACCAGCTCGGCCGGGGTGCCCTCCGCGGCGATCTCCTCGGCGGTCTTGCCGAACGCGAGCGCCGAGGACTGGGCGAACAGGTTGGCCATGAACAGGTCGTGCATGTCGGTGTCGTCGTCGACGGGGAGGACGTGGTTCGGCTCGGCGAACCCGATGAAGTCGGCCGGGACGAGCCGCGTCCCCTGGTGGATGAGCTGGTAGAACGCGTGCTGGCCGTTGGTGCCCGGCTCGCCCCAGAAGATCTCGCCGGTGGCCGTCGTGACCGGGGTGCCGTCGCCGCGGACGGACTTGCCGTTGCTCTCCATCGTCAGCTGCTGCAGGTAGGCGGGGAGCCGGTGCAGGTACTGGCTGTAGGGGAGCACCGCGTGGGTCTCGGTGCCGAAGAAGTTGACGTACCAGACGTTGAGCAGCCCGGCGATGACCGGCAGGTTCTGCTCGAGCGGGGCGTCGCGGAAGTGCCGGTCCATCGCGTGCATCCCGGCCAGGAACTCGGCGAACTGCTCCTTCCCGATCGCGATCATCAGCGACAGCCCGATCGCGGAGTCGAGCGAGTAGCGCCCGCCCACCCAGTCCCAGAAGCCGAACATGTTGGCCTCGTCGATGCCGAAGGCCGTCGCCTCCTTCGCGTTCGTCGAGACGGCGACGAAGTGCTTCGCGACGTCCGCGTCGTCGCCGAGCCCGGCGAGCAGCCAGGCCCGGGCGACGCGCGCGTTGGTCAGCGTCTCCAGCGTCGTGAACGTCTTGGAGGACACGACGAACAGCGTGCTGGCGGGGTCGAGGTCGCGGGTGGCCTCGGCGACGTCGGTGGGGTCGATGTTGGACACGAACCGCAGCTCGATGTCGCGCTGCGCGTACGCCTTGAGAGCCTCGTACGCCATCACCGGGCCGAGGTCCGAGCCCCCGATGCCGATGTTGACGACGGCGCGGATCCGCTCGCCGGTGTGGCCGACCCACTCGCCGGAGCGGACCGAGTCGGTGAACTCGCCCATCCGGTCGAGGACGGCGTGCACGTCGTCGATGACGTCCTGGCCGTCGACGGCGAGCGCGGTGGCCCGGGGCGCGCGCAGCGCGGTGTGCAGGACCGCGCGGTCCTCGCTGGTGTTGATGTGCTCGCCCGCGAACATCGCGTCGGTGCGCTCGGGGAGGCAGGCGGCCCGCGCCAGCGCCGTCAGCAGCGGCAGCGTGTCGCGGGTGACGCGGTTCTTGGACCAGTCGAGGACGAGGTCGGCGCCGGTCGTGGTGAGCGCGGCGGCCCGCTCCGGATCGGCGTCGAACAGCTCGCGCAGGTGCAGGCCGGCGACGGCGGCGTGGTGCTCGGTGAGGGCGGCCCACTCGGGGGTAGCGGCGATGTCCACGTCGCCATCCTGCCGTCAACCGGGCCGTCTCGTGCGGTCAGGGCACGGCGGGTGCTGGGGCGTCGCCGACGTCGGCGGTGCGCTCCCACAGCGCGATCCCGCCGAGCAGCCCGGAGATGTTGGGCACGATCGTGCGGTTCGGGCCGAGGGTGTCGGGGTCGAGCTTCTTCGCGTTGCCGCCGCCGATGTAGACGTGGTCGGGCAGGACCATCGCCTCGAGGGCCTCCAGCGCGTCGAGCACGCGGGCGCGCCACACGTGCTTGCCGACCTCCTCGCGCTGGTTGTCCCCGCACGCCACCTCGATCGACAGCCCCTCGCCGAACCGGCCGTGCGAGAGCTCCATGTGCGGCAGCAGCACCCCGTCGAAGAAGATCGCGCAGCCGACTCCGGTGCCGAGCGTGATCACCAGCTCCAGGCCCTGCCCGGAGACGACGGCCGAGCCCTGCACGTCGGCGTCGTTGGCCACCCGCACCGGGCGCCCGAACCGCTCCCGCAGCGCGGCCTCCAGCTCGAAGCCGTGCCACAGCGCGACCAGCTCGGGATCGGGGTCCCGCCCGGGCCCGCGCCGGGAGAACGCGGGCACCTCGCGCACGCGGCCGCGGCGGATGGCGCCGGGGAACCCGACGGAGACGCGGTCGTAGGCGGGCTGCGTGGCGGCGAGCGCGTCGAGCTCGTCGAGCAGCACCGGCGGCGTGCACGGGTAGGGGGTCTCGCGGCGGATGCGCTCGGAGGTCATCTCGCCCGCGGGGTCCAGCACCGTGGCCTTGAGGCCGGATCCGCCGATGTCGATGGCAAGGGTGAGCATGGGTGCGAACGCTACAGGCAGGGGTGGTGCCAGCACCCTCCCCGCGTCGCCTCCGGGGCGGTGGAATGTCCCCATGACCTCACTCGTGACCCCCGCCTGGTGGATGGCCGGCGGCCTGCGCAACGTCCCCGGAGTCCTCGCCGCCGGTGAGGGACGGCTCGCGTTCGTCACCGACGACGGGCCGGTGTTCACCGTGCCGCTGGGGGAGGTGACCGACGTCCGCTGGCCGTGGCACTGGTTCGGCGGCGGCTGCCGCCTCTCCGTCGGCGGTCAGCGCTACAACATCACGTTCGTCCGGCCCAACGGGGCGCCGCCGGTCCGGGCGTCCCTGGTGGAGGCGACGCAGTCGCTCGCCGTCGTGCTGTCCCTCGGTGCGGTGCCCGCCCACTCCCTGGCCGGCCTATTCGACGTCCGCAGCGGGCGGAAGGCGGGCGCGGCGTGGAAGGAGGTCCTGCCCCGCTAGATGCGTGCGCCCTTCGGCAGCGTCGGGACGTCGACCGGCACCGTGTCGGGGTAGATCAGCCCGCTGCCGGTGTTGAGGACCACCACGTCCTCGGTGCCGTCGAGCCAGCCGGACTCCCGCAGCCGACCCACCGCCGCCACGCACGCCGCGCCCTCCGGGCAGATCCAGGTGCCCTCGTCGCGGGCCAGCGCCCCCTGGGCCGCGAGCAGCTCGTCGTCGGTGACCGCGATCGCGGTGCCCCCGCTGCTGCGCACGGCGTCGAGCACGAGGAAGTCGCCGAGCGCCTTGGGCACGGTGATGCCGAAGGCGACGGTGTGCGGGTCGGCCGGGGCGGTGCTCGCGTCGAGGCCGGCGTGGAAGGCGTCGACGATCGGGGCGCAGCCCGTCGCCTGGACGGCGACCAGCCGGGGGAGCGGGCCGGAGATCCAGCCGAGCTCCCGCATCTCGAGCAGCGCCTTGTGGATCGCGATGATCCCGACGCCGCCGCCGGTCGGGTAGAGGATCACGTCGGGGCAGCGCCAGCCGAGCTGCTCGACGATCTCGTAGCCCATCGTCTTCTTGCCCTCCAGCCGGTAGGGCTCGCGCAGCGTCGAGGTGTCCTGGAAGCCGGGGCGCCGGGTCACGGCGTCGGCGACGATCGCGCCGGCGTCGCCGATCAGGCCGTCGACGAGGTGCAGCTCCGCCCCCGCGACGACGCACTCGCGCCGGGTGATGACGGGCGCGTCGACGGGCATGGCGATCAGCGCGTCGATCCCGGCCCGCGCGGCGTAGCAGGCCCACGCGGCACCGGCGTTGCCGTTCGTGGGCATCGCGATCCCGGTGACGCCCAGCTCCACGGCCCGCGAGACGCCGACCGCGGCCCCGCGCGCCTTGAACGCCCCGGTCGGGACGAGCCCCTCGTCCTTCATCCGCAGCCCGGGGACGCCGAGCCGGGCGCCGTGGCGCGGGAGGTCGAGCAGCGGGGTCATGCCCTCGCCGAGGGTGACGACGTGCCGTTCGTCGCGGACGGGGAGCAGCTCGTGGTAGCGCCACAGGTCGGGGGCCCGCGAGGCGATCTCCGCCGGCGTGACCAGCGACGACGCCCGTTCCAGGTCGTAGCGCGCGAGGAGCGGCGCGCCCAGCGGCGAGGTGCCCTGGACGACGTCGGCGTCGTGGCGGGAGGCGTCGCGGGAGCAGTCGAGGTGGCTGAGCGTCGAGTACGGGGACACCCCGGCAGCGTGCCCTACGCCCGGCGTCGACGGTGCGTGACCGGCCCGGCGTCGCCGCGGTGCCCGGACGGCCGTGCGCGCTGCTCCGTGTGGGTGGCGCGGGACCGGCCCGGCGTTCACGGTGTGTCGTGCATCACGGCGAACGGCCGGTCACGTGGGGCAACCGGTCGATGGACGTACGGTCACCCGCTGGTGGCACTGAGCCGACTGCTCGTCGCGTCAGGGCGAATGGTCGTCGCCCGATCCCCTGACTGGGTGTGTCCGACCGTCTCCATCGGGTTAGCGTCCCTCACCGAACGAGACAAGTTGATCACCGAGGGTTCCGGAGGCTCCCCCATGAACCGTCCCCTTCCTGCGCCGTACCGCGACGTCGCACTCCTGGTCGCCCGTGTCCTGCTGGGAGTCGTGATGT
This sequence is a window from Pseudonocardia petroleophila. Protein-coding genes within it:
- a CDS encoding threonine synthase yields the protein MSPYSTLSHLDCSRDASRHDADVVQGTSPLGAPLLARYDLERASSLVTPAEIASRAPDLWRYHELLPVRDERHVVTLGEGMTPLLDLPRHGARLGVPGLRMKDEGLVPTGAFKARGAAVGVSRAVELGVTGIAMPTNGNAGAAWACYAARAGIDALIAMPVDAPVITRRECVVAGAELHLVDGLIGDAGAIVADAVTRRPGFQDTSTLREPYRLEGKKTMGYEIVEQLGWRCPDVILYPTGGGVGIIAIHKALLEMRELGWISGPLPRLVAVQATGCAPIVDAFHAGLDASTAPADPHTVAFGITVPKALGDFLVLDAVRSSGGTAIAVTDDELLAAQGALARDEGTWICPEGAACVAAVGRLRESGWLDGTEDVVVLNTGSGLIYPDTVPVDVPTLPKGARI
- the pgi gene encoding glucose-6-phosphate isomerase, giving the protein MDIAATPEWAALTEHHAAVAGLHLRELFDADPERAAALTTTGADLVLDWSKNRVTRDTLPLLTALARAACLPERTDAMFAGEHINTSEDRAVLHTALRAPRATALAVDGQDVIDDVHAVLDRMGEFTDSVRSGEWVGHTGERIRAVVNIGIGGSDLGPVMAYEALKAYAQRDIELRFVSNIDPTDVAEATRDLDPASTLFVVSSKTFTTLETLTNARVARAWLLAGLGDDADVAKHFVAVSTNAKEATAFGIDEANMFGFWDWVGGRYSLDSAIGLSLMIAIGKEQFAEFLAGMHAMDRHFRDAPLEQNLPVIAGLLNVWYVNFFGTETHAVLPYSQYLHRLPAYLQQLTMESNGKSVRGDGTPVTTATGEIFWGEPGTNGQHAFYQLIHQGTRLVPADFIGFAEPNHVLPVDDDTDMHDLFMANLFAQSSALAFGKTAEEIAAEGTPAELVPHKVMPGNRPSSTILARKLTPSVLGQLIAFYEHVTFVEGTVWGIDSFDQWGVELGKVMAKQLGPTLTEPSPDLSGLDSSTAALVGRYREWRGR
- a CDS encoding phosphatase PAP2 family protein, whose protein sequence is MSHPAGLDGPHEPNPTRPGRAVLLAVLLLLAAGAAMWAALDTAGAGRLDARFLGEAVESRTGGLTDVAVAVTTIGNTFAMGVLATLTGIWCWARGRRADAVFVVATMAGAVLLFRGIKILVDRPRPPALTQVVRETNESLPSGHATMSMVVIGSLVVLFWAGRGTAARVAMVVAAGLWVGAVGATRIYLGVHWFSDVLIGWLLGAAWLAGCAATWSWWRRRAAVTA
- a CDS encoding pyridoxamine 5'-phosphate oxidase family protein — its product is MSRYAQLTFTDPVREVQAEQGSAAAMARMLPPDGSDTAGPDALGPAEAAFLAERDGVYLATVGSTGWPYVQHRGGPPGFLHVLDEHTLGFVDVRGNRQYVSTGNLRHDDRVAVFAMDHAHQRRLKLLGRAELVALDADPALTERLSDVAADGRPERVVLIHVEGVQQNCPQHITPRWSEAELADALAPMRERIAELEAENARLRGA
- a CDS encoding ROK family protein encodes the protein MLTLAIDIGGSGLKATVLDPAGEMTSERIRRETPYPCTPPVLLDELDALAATQPAYDRVSVGFPGAIRRGRVREVPAFSRRGPGRDPDPELVALWHGFELEAALRERFGRPVRVANDADVQGSAVVSGQGLELVITLGTGVGCAIFFDGVLLPHMELSHGRFGEGLSIEVACGDNQREEVGKHVWRARVLDALEALEAMVLPDHVYIGGGNAKKLDPDTLGPNRTIVPNISGLLGGIALWERTADVGDAPAPAVP
- a CDS encoding TetR/AcrR family transcriptional regulator, which translates into the protein MPTAARDRLIAAAERLFYAEGVRAVGVERLLAESGVGRASFYRHFPGKDDLVVTVLGERLARWRADLAAAVDARGGGVPAVFEALAEQLAEPGFRGCAAINAMVEAADRDSAAHRVAADHKAQLAAYLGGLAGDAELGEQLLILVDGAIVTALRDPTGDPARRAAAIAALLMR
- a CDS encoding helix-turn-helix transcriptional regulator, producing MPDLERAADRIARITAAPHDLVTLWRETTDVLTAAVPFYRTPCWYTLDPASLLMTSHFHDGMPEFPAEWLHAEYLSDDVHHLVDVTRSPAGISTLHEVTGGDPSASPRWRANMEMGGDQELILGLRTRTGEVWGALGLYREPGEPLFDGREKQFLTAVAPRLAEGARRALLVGEAADPEGPESPGLVILDERFDVHSATPGVDRWLAELPDGDADAGRLPTALLTVAARAASGDGGVAVARVRSRGGTWMVLHGAPLVSTGERRVAVIIEPAHPARILPLLMAAYGLTERERDVTRAVLQGGSTAQIADELVLSTHTVQQHLKSVFDKTGVRSRRDLVATVFFTHYEPRFRDNEDRVVRHRPVRGGPVRRP